The Lacipirellula parvula genome window below encodes:
- a CDS encoding S8 family serine peptidase, with the protein MYKFHLSFALTASVILAQVASASTDSTGPNGINSTGLLGANNQPLTGAGVKIGQVEDSRPAKSGVDSAGYINSSVSPAAVFKLDGSPVPDEDILGQNGHATQVASVMISTDNTDPDMDGDTPIGVSPGAQLYASATSEPVNPAQTEAAVSAQHIADIGEIRAVNISFGEQVVDGNIFDGNSLFTQFIDWSASEHDILYVVLGNQGQSLPIPKDNFNGMTIGRSSRVGNVFRRVSSVNTYDEDAAGFRTSISLIAPGEMIQVTGLGNVHARPSGTSFAAPHVTGTVALLQEYANERIANAPSAQWNVSGNARRHEVMKAVLMNSADKIEDGSIDEINGVDIPVGGLLGMERTVVKQDGVSTWFDSDAYGDGDLGSGQFVPLDEQMGTGHLNASRALTQFRSGEQNYEDGDVPLIGWDYGTTTGEGDNNRYRFSEELLGGSFVSITVAWDRHVELNDTNSNNRFDSGETFERYDSDGDPPDDSVINDLDLYFLPASATSAGLAEAASISTEGTVDHIFFQVPYTGFWQFWVDQHDEEAALGSSQNYAVAWWAKSAAGPSITADFTGDGTVDGDDLAQWKGDFGINDDSDANGDGVTDGADFLAWQREFGNSSATPTSSNVPEPSALMLSMLGLPFLMRRQR; encoded by the coding sequence ATGTATAAATTCCATTTGTCCTTCGCATTAACTGCGAGTGTCATACTTGCGCAAGTCGCGAGTGCCAGCACTGACTCGACCGGTCCGAACGGAATCAACTCCACGGGGTTGCTGGGTGCCAACAACCAACCACTCACAGGCGCGGGTGTGAAGATCGGCCAAGTTGAGGATTCAAGGCCGGCTAAATCAGGCGTGGATAGTGCAGGCTACATAAACTCATCTGTCAGTCCAGCTGCCGTTTTCAAGCTAGACGGTTCCCCTGTCCCTGATGAGGACATTCTCGGTCAGAATGGTCACGCGACGCAGGTGGCGAGCGTGATGATCTCAACTGACAACACTGACCCTGACATGGATGGAGATACGCCGATCGGCGTCTCCCCTGGTGCTCAGTTGTACGCTTCTGCAACTAGTGAGCCTGTAAATCCAGCGCAGACCGAGGCGGCCGTAAGCGCCCAACACATTGCAGACATAGGAGAAATTCGAGCGGTCAACATCAGCTTCGGCGAACAAGTAGTGGATGGAAACATATTCGATGGAAACTCGTTGTTTACGCAGTTTATCGATTGGTCCGCATCAGAACACGACATTCTGTACGTTGTGTTAGGAAATCAAGGACAGAGTCTTCCGATTCCTAAGGATAATTTTAATGGCATGACGATCGGCCGATCATCAAGGGTCGGAAATGTATTTCGCCGAGTTTCCAGCGTTAATACTTACGACGAGGATGCTGCCGGGTTTCGAACGTCAATTTCGTTGATCGCTCCCGGAGAAATGATACAAGTTACTGGACTTGGCAACGTTCATGCTCGGCCCAGCGGGACTAGCTTCGCCGCGCCACATGTCACTGGCACTGTGGCACTTTTGCAAGAGTATGCAAACGAACGGATTGCCAACGCCCCATCGGCGCAATGGAACGTGAGCGGAAATGCGCGTCGCCACGAAGTGATGAAGGCCGTGCTAATGAATTCCGCAGACAAGATAGAAGATGGAAGCATTGACGAAATTAATGGCGTTGATATTCCCGTGGGCGGTTTGCTCGGCATGGAACGCACGGTGGTGAAGCAAGATGGCGTCTCCACTTGGTTTGACTCAGACGCTTACGGCGACGGAGACCTTGGGTCAGGTCAATTTGTTCCACTTGACGAGCAAATGGGAACTGGGCATTTGAACGCCAGCCGAGCACTCACGCAGTTTCGAAGCGGGGAGCAGAACTACGAAGATGGCGACGTACCCCTAATCGGGTGGGACTACGGAACAACAACCGGCGAGGGCGACAATAACCGGTATCGTTTCAGCGAGGAATTACTTGGCGGCAGTTTTGTATCAATCACTGTCGCTTGGGACCGTCACGTTGAGTTGAACGATACGAATAGCAATAATCGATTCGATAGCGGTGAGACATTCGAGAGATACGATAGTGATGGCGATCCTCCAGACGACTCTGTGATCAACGACCTTGACTTGTATTTCCTCCCGGCGTCCGCGACATCCGCTGGCTTAGCCGAAGCGGCGTCGATTTCAACCGAAGGGACCGTAGACCACATTTTTTTCCAAGTGCCATACACCGGCTTTTGGCAGTTTTGGGTTGACCAGCACGATGAGGAAGCGGCACTGGGCAGTAGCCAAAACTATGCTGTAGCATGGTGGGCTAAGTCAGCAGCCGGACCCTCGATAACAGCAGATTTCACTGGCGACGGAACAGTCGACGGCGACGACCTCGCGCAATGGAAGGGTGACTTTGGCATCAACGACGACTCCGATGCCAACGGTGACGGCGTGACAGACGGTGCAGATTTCCTCGCATGGCAGCGAGAGTTTGGAAATAGCTCGGCGACGCCAACCTCCAGTAACGTCCCAGAGCCATCCGCCCTGATGCTCAGCATGCTAGGCTTGCCGTTTCTGATGCGACGACAGCGGTAG